The following proteins are co-located in the Bos indicus isolate NIAB-ARS_2022 breed Sahiwal x Tharparkar chromosome 8, NIAB-ARS_B.indTharparkar_mat_pri_1.0, whole genome shotgun sequence genome:
- the LOC109562914 gene encoding small EDRK-rich factor 2-like — translation MTRGNQRKLARQKNMKKQSDSVKGKRRDDGLSAAARKQRDSEIMQQKQKKANEKKEEPK, via the coding sequence ATGACCCGCGGTAACCAGCGCAAGCTCGCCCGccagaagaatatgaaaaagcagagcgACTCGGTTAAGGGAAAGCGCCGAGATGATGGGCTTTCTGCTGCCGCCCGCAAGCAGAGGGACTCGGAGATCATGCAGCAGAAGCAGAAAAAGGCAAACGAGAAGAAGGAGGAACCCAAGTAG
- the PLPP6 gene encoding polyisoprenoid diphosphate/phosphate phosphohydrolase PLPP6: MQSPRRNAEGRPLGTCDPSSSGSPAHGGGSRFEFQSLLSSRMPGADPTSARLRASESPVHRRGSFPLAGAGSSQALPPQLPEEDRIDLNPSFLGIALRSLLAIDLWLSKKLGVCAGESSSWGSMRPLMKLLEISGHGIPWLLGTLYCLSRSDSWAGREVLMNLLFALLLDLLLVSLIKGLVRRRRPAHNQMDMFFTISVDKYSFPSGHTTRAALVSRFILNHLVLAIPLRVLVVLWAFILGLSRVMLGRHNVTDVAFGFFLGYMQYSIVDYCWLSPRTAPVLFVLWNQP, encoded by the coding sequence ATGCAGAGCCCACGAAGGAACGCCGAGGGACGCCCGCTGGGCACCTGCGACCCCAGCAGCAGCGGCAGTCCGGCCCATGGCGGCGGCAGCAGGTTCGAGTTCCAGTCTCTGCTCAGCAGCCGCATGCCGGGCGCCGACCCCACCAGCGCCCGTCTCCGCGCGTCTGAGAGCCCAGTGCACCGCCGCGGTTCGTTCCCCTTGGCTGGGGCGGGCTCCTCTCAGGCGCTCCCGCCCCAGCTGCCCGAGGAGGACCGCATAGATCTGAACCCGTCCTTCCTGGGCATCGCCCTGCGCTCCCTACTGGCCATCGACCTGTGGCTGTCCAAGAAGCTGGGGGTGTGCGCGGGGGAGAGCTCGTCCTGGGGCAGCATGAGGCCCCTTATGAAATTGCTGGAGATCTCGGGACACGGCATCCCCTGGCTGCTCGGCACCCTCTACTGCCTGTCCAGGAGCGACAGCTGGGCCGGGCGCGAGGTGCTGATGAACCTGCTCTTCGCCCTGCTGTTGGACCTGCTACTGGTGTCCCTCATCAAGGGGCTGGTCCGCAGGCGCCGCCCAGCCCACAACCAGATGGACATGTTTTTCACTATTTCGGTGGACAAGTACTCCTTCCCTTCAGGCCATACCACCAGAGCCGCCCTTGTGTCGCGCTTCATCCTGAACCACCTGGTGCTGGCCATCCCACTGAGGGTGCTGGTGGTACTCTGGGCCTTCATCTTGGGTCTCTCCAGGGTCATGCTGGGGCGGCACAATGTCACCGACGTGGCTTTTGGCTTTTTTCTTGGCTACATGCAGTACAGTATCGTGGACTATTGCTGGCTTTCACCGCGCACTGCTCCGGTCCTCTTTGTACTGTGGAACCAACCGTGA